One segment of Cetobacterium sp. NK01 DNA contains the following:
- a CDS encoding thioredoxin domain-containing protein, giving the protein MILFYKKNSKESEEVIEILKDFENVKYVDVEQNKSLAEEYSVKVFPTLIVSTDDDISEENIFVGLKEIENFLEVEEEDF; this is encoded by the coding sequence ATGATACTTTTTTATAAAAAAAATTCAAAAGAATCTGAAGAGGTTATTGAGATTTTAAAAGACTTTGAAAATGTTAAATATGTAGATGTTGAACAAAATAAATCGCTTGCAGAAGAGTATTCTGTTAAAGTGTTTCCAACTTTAATTGTTTCAACTGATGATGATATTAGTGAAGAAAATATATTTGTTGGATTAAAAGAGATTGAAAATTTTCTTGAAGTTGAAGAGGAAGATTTTTAA
- a CDS encoding phosphoadenosine phosphosulfate reductase family protein translates to MKNEDLKMYWDFEKNIPLILEENNDFLEVAKDLRPVFLQEKWLLINLFSQKLDNNFLGKSVWATKQNRYIVDGKMIDVVPTSKFKSMKQDELENVRKNILSFSITEEHIKKEKEIFEAFIIANKNRFNYLVKSEAKDNEGQFIGAIPFIVETFEKYKDRITLVSFSGGKDSTVVSHLVRLALNNPSILHIFGDTTLELPKSYEYVKRFQEDNPFTPFFEERNEENNFFEMCEEIGPPSRVKTWCCSIFKTGPMGTTLANFDENILTFLGLRRGESASRSKYKKVSQSPKILKQIVASPIIDWTDLDVWLYILSENLDFNDSYRQGFARVGCWVCPNNGTWSELLSSIYNSEEYDKWYRFLVDFSKKIGKIDYEDYVKDGKWKARQGGEGLEKSTDILVESKECVNEKNSKTFILNKSVNEDFVQLFKPFGTLKIMGKNRMSELIILDRKNNPLFKVMYKDDDNEVKVTIMKSKDKYIFNKIQKQFNKFNSCLYCQGCNSACPTGAIYVSNGKYIIDDKKCVNCLKCIDKFDSGCLIASALKIKKR, encoded by the coding sequence ATGAAAAATGAAGATTTAAAAATGTATTGGGACTTTGAAAAAAATATTCCTTTAATATTAGAAGAAAATAATGATTTCTTAGAAGTAGCAAAGGATTTAAGGCCAGTATTTTTACAAGAAAAATGGCTTTTAATAAATTTATTTTCACAAAAATTAGATAATAATTTTTTAGGAAAATCAGTATGGGCAACAAAACAAAATAGATATATTGTAGATGGGAAAATGATTGATGTAGTCCCGACATCTAAATTCAAGAGTATGAAACAAGATGAGTTAGAGAATGTTAGAAAAAATATTTTATCATTTTCAATAACTGAAGAACATATAAAAAAAGAAAAAGAAATATTTGAAGCTTTTATAATAGCTAATAAAAATAGATTTAATTATCTTGTAAAAAGTGAAGCAAAAGACAATGAGGGGCAATTTATTGGGGCAATACCTTTTATAGTTGAAACTTTTGAAAAATATAAAGATAGAATAACTTTAGTTTCTTTTTCTGGAGGAAAAGATTCAACAGTAGTTTCACATTTAGTTAGGTTAGCATTAAATAATCCAAGTATTTTACATATATTTGGAGATACAACTTTAGAATTACCTAAATCATATGAATATGTAAAAAGATTTCAAGAAGATAATCCTTTTACACCTTTTTTTGAAGAGAGAAATGAGGAAAATAATTTTTTTGAAATGTGTGAAGAAATTGGCCCGCCAAGTAGAGTAAAAACATGGTGCTGCTCAATTTTTAAAACAGGACCTATGGGAACAACATTGGCAAATTTTGATGAAAATATATTAACGTTTTTAGGATTAAGAAGAGGGGAGTCAGCCTCAAGATCAAAATACAAAAAAGTATCCCAAAGTCCAAAAATTCTAAAACAGATAGTAGCATCTCCAATTATTGATTGGACTGATTTAGATGTTTGGTTATATATATTATCTGAAAATTTAGATTTTAATGATTCTTATAGACAAGGATTTGCAAGAGTAGGTTGTTGGGTTTGTCCAAATAATGGAACTTGGTCAGAGTTATTATCATCAATTTATAATTCGGAAGAGTATGATAAATGGTATAGATTTTTAGTTGATTTTTCTAAAAAAATAGGGAAAATCGATTATGAAGATTATGTAAAAGATGGAAAATGGAAAGCTAGACAAGGTGGAGAGGGATTAGAAAAAAGTACAGATATATTAGTTGAATCTAAAGAATGTGTAAATGAAAAAAATTCAAAAACATTTATTCTTAACAAATCAGTTAATGAAGATTTTGTACAACTTTTTAAACCATTTGGAACTTTAAAAATTATGGGGAAAAATAGAATGTCTGAGCTTATTATTTTAGATAGAAAAAATAATCCATTATTTAAAGTGATGTATAAAGATGATGATAATGAAGTTAAAGTAACTATAATGAAAAGTAAGGATAAATACATATTTAATAAAATTCAAAAACAATTTAATAAATTTAATAGTTGTTTATATTGTCAGGGATGTAATTCTGCTTGTCCAACAGGAGCTATTTATGTAAGTAATGGAAAATATATAATTGATGATAAGAAATGTGTGAATTGTTTAAAATGTATAGATAAATTTGATTCAGGTTGTTTAATTGCGTCAGCATTAAAGATAAAAAAGAGGTAA
- a CDS encoding cupin domain-containing protein, whose product MNAIRNMEFNKVINLEDLVPYGEKTINSMMIALKNSLNSAVFAFDKEEMLSEHSAPADALVYVLDGEFEISINKIAHKVKKGEMILMPANIPHALKALKKAKMLLIIVKKHEDIGGFINLEYSKELLMKDIVIGFKGGIVSKRVLNLENLTSLMFAISKNEEIEHNKTEGELLILNLYGELDIAINNQKEILKEDQIIVIPPNVLYEIKAKTDSKFLLIEIN is encoded by the coding sequence ATGAATGCAATAAGAAATATGGAATTTAATAAAGTTATAAATTTAGAAGATTTAGTTCCTTATGGAGAGAAAACAATAAATAGTATGATGATTGCTTTAAAAAATTCTTTGAATTCAGCTGTTTTTGCTTTTGATAAAGAAGAGATGTTAAGTGAACATAGTGCTCCAGCAGACGCTTTAGTTTATGTTTTGGATGGAGAGTTTGAAATTTCTATAAACAAAATAGCTCACAAAGTAAAAAAAGGTGAGATGATATTAATGCCTGCAAATATTCCTCACGCTTTAAAAGCTTTAAAAAAGGCTAAAATGTTATTGATAATAGTAAAAAAACATGAAGATATAGGCGGGTTTATAAATTTAGAGTATTCAAAAGAACTTTTAATGAAAGATATAGTGATTGGATTTAAAGGTGGAATTGTGAGTAAAAGAGTTTTAAATTTAGAAAATCTAACATCATTAATGTTTGCTATATCTAAAAATGAAGAGATTGAGCACAATAAAACTGAAGGTGAACTACTTATTTTAAATTTATATGGAGAGCTAGATATTGCTATTAATAATCAGAAAGAGATTTTAAAAGAGGATCAAATTATAGTAATTCCTCCTAATGTTCTGTATGAAATAAAAGCTAAAACAGACAGTAAATTTCTATTAATTGAAATTAATTAG
- a CDS encoding DUF4007 family protein — protein MKVIISGHSSFYIRENWINKLFYKVYEKDINKKIDKSFFSKNNLSVAIDTLGVGSKMVESIKYWIDILGIIEKNGDDLELSENSKIIFQLDPYLENLNSLWLLHSNILTKKNEKVLIWDLVFKNQENNSFSKESLEKKAELFCIENRIKYSKKTLEDTINVFIKTYLKDEKTLNNPEENMVSPFVKLNYLKQAGGVYKFINVNRESISDYLIYYLLFKKIKNQGLINQLSVIDAYDYVNKIIRISYLDFEKIVQELELQDEIHVDRAAGLQNITLDIKKYLEKDIIKKILESELLQ, from the coding sequence ATGAAAGTTATAATAAGTGGTCATAGTTCTTTTTATATAAGAGAAAATTGGATAAATAAATTATTTTATAAGGTTTATGAAAAAGATATAAATAAAAAAATAGATAAGTCATTTTTTTCAAAAAATAATTTATCAGTAGCAATAGATACTTTAGGTGTCGGAAGCAAAATGGTTGAATCAATAAAATATTGGATAGATATTTTAGGAATTATAGAAAAAAATGGAGATGATTTAGAATTAAGTGAAAACTCAAAGATTATATTCCAATTAGATCCATATTTAGAGAACTTAAATAGTTTATGGTTGTTACATTCTAATATTTTAACTAAAAAAAATGAAAAAGTATTAATATGGGATTTGGTTTTTAAAAATCAAGAAAATAATAGTTTTTCAAAAGAAAGTTTGGAAAAAAAAGCAGAGCTTTTTTGTATTGAAAATAGAATAAAATATTCTAAAAAAACTTTAGAAGATACAATAAATGTTTTTATTAAAACTTATTTAAAAGATGAGAAAACTTTAAATAATCCTGAAGAAAATATGGTTTCCCCTTTTGTAAAGCTAAATTATTTAAAACAAGCTGGTGGAGTTTATAAGTTTATAAATGTAAATAGAGAAAGTATCTCTGATTATTTAATTTATTACTTACTTTTTAAAAAAATCAAAAATCAAGGTTTAATAAATCAACTTTCAGTAATAGATGCATATGATTATGTAAATAAAATTATAAGAATTAGCTATCTAGATTTTGAAAAAATAGTTCAAGAGTTAGAACTACAAGATGAAATTCATGTAGATAGAGCAGCAGGACTGCAAAATATAACTCTTGATATAAAAAAATACTTAGAAAAAGATATAATTAAAAAAATTTTAGAAAGTGAGCTACTTCAATGA